CCGCTTCAAGGGATGATTGCTTTGAACTGAAGTTGCAGAGCGGAAAATACGGCCAGGAACAGGGAGGTAAGAGCCCTGAAAACGCGGTCCGTTTCCTAGAAATCGGCCGTTGTCAGCCGGATCAGCGATTTGTGGGTTCGCTGATAGGCCTTGAGCGCAGCGGCCTGGATCTGCTTTCGGTTCTGGTCGAAGGCATCAAGATACTTGGTGTCCGCAGAGCGCGACAGCCCGGCAAGACGTTCCAGTGCAGGCGCTTCAAGCACAAAACGCACTTCCATGACGCCATCATAGCCCGAAAACCGGAAGGTTCCGGCGTCTTCGTCGAAACTGCGCATTTCGTTGGGGAATGCGATCATTGTGCGGACCGCAATCGGGCAGAAGAGAGTGAACTCATTTCTTGCCCTTCTTCTGAAACGGGTTGGTTTCGAGTTGCTTGACCGCTGAACCCGGTTCAGCCTGAACCTTAGCAGCTGTCTTGTCTTTCTTGGGTTTGCGGACTTCCCGGTTGGATCTCATTTGACCTTTGGCCATGTCTTTTCCTCGGCAGAATATGCCGCCTCGACCAAAACAGATCGAAGCTCAGGTTACGTTGGATGCTTCAAGCCCCGGCGCCGCTTGCGCCAGGATGCCGTTTCACCGGCCCGTCTGGGCCCGAGTCTCGGCCTGGCTAGTCGTCCATGCCGGGAGCGATCAGTTCGAGATTGCTGCCCTGTTCAACGCGCTCATGGCCT
The DNA window shown above is from Hoeflea phototrophica DFL-43 and carries:
- a CDS encoding DUF1488 domain-containing protein — translated: MIAFPNEMRSFDEDAGTFRFSGYDGVMEVRFVLEAPALERLAGLSRSADTKYLDAFDQNRKQIQAAALKAYQRTHKSLIRLTTADF